One Pantoea sp. Aalb genomic region harbors:
- a CDS encoding replication regulatory protein RepA: MSHIENTVISSWKVKRTYRKGNPMSASEKQLASIARKRITHKEIKVFVRNPLKDCMVKLCKAEGLTQAEFIEKLIEQKLKQLGKI, encoded by the coding sequence CTGTAATTTCCTCATGGAAAGTTAAACGCACTTATCGTAAAGGTAATCCAATGTCTGCTTCAGAGAAGCAGTTAGCATCAATCGCTCGAAAGAGAATTACTCATAAAGAAATAAAAGTTTTTGTTCGTAATCCATTAAAAGATTGTATGGTAAAATTATGTAAAGCTGAAGGTCTTACACAAGCAGAATTTATTGAAAAACTTATTGAGCAAAAACTTAAACAATTAGGTAAAATCTAG